One part of the Arabidopsis thaliana chromosome 1 sequence genome encodes these proteins:
- the PP2-A4 gene encoding phloem protein 2-A4 (phloem protein 2-A4 (PP2-A4); BEST Arabidopsis thaliana protein match is: phloem protein 2-A1 (TAIR:AT4G19840.1); Has 458 Blast hits to 452 proteins in 37 species: Archae - 0; Bacteria - 0; Metazoa - 0; Fungi - 0; Plants - 458; Viruses - 0; Other Eukaryotes - 0 (source: NCBI BLink).): MQYTLIIYGQKHMIYARDLSIAWSDKDEYWSWLPLRYDISSEKLVDAAVLEAVCWLDVNGKFDTRELTLETTYEVVYVVKLEDTASGWNIPVNLKLTLPDGKKRPQERSMCLKEHIGKRWIDISAGEFVTSPDNAGEISFSMYETKSCCWKRGLFVKCVEIRPKN; the protein is encoded by the exons ATGCAATATACACTGATAATTTATGGACAGAAACACATGATCTACGCAAGGGATCTTAGCATTGCATGGTCGGACAAAGACGAGTATTGGTCATGGCTGCCTCTCCGGTATGATATATCAAG cGAAAAACTCGTTGATGCTGCTGTGCTAGAAGCAGTTTGTTGGCTAGATGTAAATGGAAAATTTGACACGAGAGAACTGACACTAGAGACAACCTATGAGGTTGTGTATGTCGTGAAGTTAGAAGATACAGCTTCTGGATGGAACATACCAGTGAATCTGAAGTTGACCTTGCCCGACGGTAAGAAAAGGCCACAAGAGCGAAGCATGTGCTTGAAAGAGCATATAGGGAAACGGTGGATAGATATATCAGCCGGTGAGTTCGTGACATCACCAGATAATGCTGGAGAGATCAGTTTCTCCATGTATGAGACCAAATCTTGCTGTTGGAAGAGAGGGCTCTTTGTCAAATGTGTCGAAATTCGTCCGAAAAACTAA
- a CDS encoding P-loop containing nucleoside triphosphate hydrolases superfamily protein (P-loop containing nucleoside triphosphate hydrolases superfamily protein; FUNCTIONS IN: GTP binding; INVOLVED IN: response to bacterium; CONTAINS InterPro DOMAIN/s: AIG1 (InterPro:IPR006703); BEST Arabidopsis thaliana protein match is: P-loop containing nucleoside triphosphate hydrolases superfamily protein (TAIR:AT1G33900.1); Has 1171 Blast hits to 1020 proteins in 77 species: Archae - 7; Bacteria - 15; Metazoa - 792; Fungi - 13; Plants - 220; Viruses - 2; Other Eukaryotes - 122 (source: NCBI BLink).): protein MSDRAQPSASEPVRNIVLVGPTGNGKSSTGNSLIGKEVFILETVECKTCKAKTLDGQIINVIDTPGLFDLSVSTDYMNKEIINCLTLTDGGLHAVVLVLSVGTDILKEEEAALNKLQLLFGSKIVDYLVVLFTGGDVLEKENKTLDDYLSRGCPEFLKTVLRLCGGRRVLFNNKTTDEVKKIEQVKQLLAHVEAIENLNGGKALFTEENDLNEKRQGEMLMEQEMEVQSKKPENTEVEEMKKQLEISYGQQMNMMAQMVEDTLKESSASHERMLLALKDKVERSYLENEDMHNETKRCNIL, encoded by the exons ATGAGTGATCGGGCACAACCGTCAGCGTCAGAGCCAGTGAGAAACATAGTTCTTGTGGGGCCTACCGGAAACGGGAAAAGCTCCACCGGGAACTCTCTCATCGGAAAAGAAGTGTTCATCTTGGAAACCGTGGAATGTAAGACATGTAAAGCTAAGACACTAGATGGCCAGATAATCAATGTGATTGACACTCCTG GTCTCTTCGATTTGTCCGTGTCTACGGATTATATGAACAAGGAGATCATCAATTGCCTTACCCTCACGGATGGAGGGTTACATGCTGTGGTGTTAGTACTATCTGTGGGGACTGACATTTTAAAAGAGGAAGAGGCCGCACTTAACAAGTTACAGCTCCTTTTTGGCAGTAAAATTGTTGACTATTTGGTCGTTCTCTTCACTGGTGGTGATGTtttggaaaaggaaaacaagaCACTTGACGACTATTTGTCCAGAGGCTGCCCTGAATTTTTGAAG acAGTTCTTAGATTGTGTGGCGGAAGAAGGGTTTTGTTTAATAACAAGACTACGGATGAAGTCAAGAAGATCGAGCAAGTTAAACAGCTCCTTGCCCATGTCGAAGCCATTGAAAATCTCAACGGTGGGAAAGCGTTGTTTACTGAAGAAAATGATCTAAATGAAAAG AGACAAGGTGAGATGCTTATGGAACAGGAAATGGAGGTACAATCTAAGAAGCCTGAGAACACAGAGGtagaagagatgaagaagcagtTAGAAATATCGTATGGCCAACAAATGAACATGATGGCACAGATG GTGGAGGACACGCTAAAGGAGTCATCGGCGTCACATGAGAGAATGTTACTAGCACTGAAAGATAAAGTTGAGAGATCATACTTAGAAAATGAAGACATGCATAATGAGACCAAAAGATGTAACATCCTGTGA
- a CDS encoding P-loop containing nucleoside triphosphate hydrolases superfamily protein (P-loop containing nucleoside triphosphate hydrolases superfamily protein; FUNCTIONS IN: GTP binding; INVOLVED IN: response to bacterium; CONTAINS InterPro DOMAIN/s: AIG1 (InterPro:IPR006703); BEST Arabidopsis thaliana protein match is: P-loop containing nucleoside triphosphate hydrolases superfamily protein (TAIR:AT1G33930.1); Has 1258 Blast hits to 1107 proteins in 117 species: Archae - 0; Bacteria - 93; Metazoa - 786; Fungi - 6; Plants - 257; Viruses - 8; Other Eukaryotes - 108 (source: NCBI BLink).), whose amino-acid sequence MAGLEDTTDLRLPSASEPIKNIVLVGRTGNGKSATGNSLIGKQVFRSETRATGVTMKCETCVAVTPCGTGINVIDTPGLFDLSVSAEYLSQEIINCLVLAEDGLHAVVLVLSVRTRISQEEEATLNTLQVIFGSQIIDYLVVLFTGGDELEANNMTLDDYLSKGCPEFLKTVLRLCGGRRILFDNRTTDEGKKVKQVQELLAHVAAIEKSTSGIPFTDEMHRKIQKEAETLREQQKEVESKDLAAAEIEKWKKHYQTEHDKNMNMMAEMLGNRLREDSERQEKMLLALRDNLEISQRQNKLNELTDNEPDLIHCGVSLRRMPCNML is encoded by the exons ATGGCTGGACTTGAGGACACGACTGATCTGAGGTTGCCTTCAGCATCAGAGCCAATAAAGAACATAGTTTTGGTGGGACGTACCGGAAACGGAAAAAGCGCCACTGGAAACTCCCTTATCGGAAAACAAGTGTTCAGGTCAGAAACACGAGCAACCGGTGTTACCATGAAATGTGAAACATGTGTAGCGGTAACACCATGTGGCACGGGAATCAATGTGATTGACACTCCTG GTCTGTTCGATCTGTCTGTGTCCGCTGAATATCTCAGTCAGGAAATCATCAATTGCCTTGTTCTTGCGGAAGATGGACTACATGCTGTGGTGTTAGTTCTGTCGGTGAGGACTCGGATTtcgcaagaagaagaagccacaCTTAATACCTTACAAGTTATTTTTGGGAGTCAAATCATTGACTATTTAGTAGTATTATTCACTGGTGGTGATGAGTTGGAAGCAAACAATATGACATTGGATGATTACTTGTCCAAAGGTTGCCCTGAATTTCTGAAG ACAGTTCTTAGATTGTGTGGGGGCAGAAGGATCCTCTTTGATAACAGGACAACGGACGAAGGCAAGAAGGTCAAACAAGTTCAGGAACTTCTCGCCCATGTTGCAGCCATTGAAAAGAGCACTAGTGGGATTCCGTTTACGGACGAAATGCACCGTAAAATACAG AAAGAGGCGGAGACGCTTAGGGAGCAGCAAAAAGAGGTCGAATCTAAGGACCTTGCAGCTGCCGAGAttgaaaaatggaagaagcatTATCAAACAGAGCATGACAAAAATATGAACATGATGGCAGAGATG CTAGGGAATAGGCTAAGAGAGGATTCCGAAAGACAGGAGAAAATGTTGCTTGCGCTGAGAGATAACCTTGAGATTtcacaaagacaaaacaaattgaacGAACTTACTGATAATGAGCCTGATCTCATACATTGTGGGGTTTCACTTAGGCGGATGCCATGCAACATGTTATGA